The genomic region gctcctccctctctctctctcctcgcaGCTGCCTCTGTGTTTGCTGAGCTGCAGAGACAACCATGGAAGTTACATTGGAGTCGAGGGCGCGAGAACGGAGCTTCGGGAAGGTGGTGAACGCGAACGACAGAGACGAAGAGCTCGCTTTGTTTCTCGAGATGCGGAGGCGCGACAAGGAGAAAAGTACcggctttcttcttcttcctccgagCAAGAACGCCGATGAGCTCGACGCTATTGCCGCCGCTGCTCCTCCGGGTACGACGGCCTTTTGGGTTTCTTGTTGGTGGTTTAAAGTTTCGGTCTTTGTCTGTTGGTTTTGATGGTGTTTGCGTTTGTTTGTGCAGAATCTGATAACCGCGGAGGCGCGGCGGTTTCTAGGACTGTTGGGGCGCCGCCGCGGAAGAGCCGGGTGGATGAGTTTTTGAATTCGGAGAATGAGAAGTCTGATTACGATTGGTGAGTAAATTAGTGTTAAAGTTTAAGTCTTTGATTTTATGCTTATTTTTTGGTGGGATTAAATTTTCCTAGGACTAATCAAAGTTCAAGCCTCCGATTATGGTAACTTGTTGAATTGATGAAGATAATTGCTCGGTTGCTAAATTGGATGGGATTAATTATCCTAGGACTAATGAGATGGGATCTGATTTCCAAAACATTCTGCTGAGGTGTCCCAAAAATCGGGGGCTGTTCTGTTTCTAAGGgttgttttcaagaaaatttGATTTGAGCCTTCACGTAGAAATTCTTGTTCAATTTTGTAGACTTATAGTTATAGTTATCACTCTAATCTCTGTGCTTTGGTCTGGACTCCGGAGTTGTTCTGCTATCGTTTATCGGTGATCTTTTCTATGTACAGGCTTCTTACTCCACCGGCTACTCCACTTTTTCCGTCCTTGGATATGGAAGTGCAGAAAACAAGAACGAATCAGACTGAGGTTACTAATGACCGTGTATCCGCTCCAAAATCTCGGGTAAGGACTCGTTAAAATGATTTCTAGATACATATAAGCATTCAATTCTATGAGATGTATGTGCTGCATTCGTATATTTGACTCATTGTTGTTAATTCTATGAAATGTATGTGCAGCATTTGTACATTTGACTCGTTGATCGTAGATTCTATGAGATGTATGTGTGTCATAGTAATGTTGGACTTGAATCTTCCCATAGTTTTAGTCTTCCTTACGATTTACAAACTTATGACTGCACATggtgttttattgtttgttttgggaCATTTCGTTTTACTTATGAAGtcatgatttgcaaatttatgCTGTTATGTTTACCATAACTTGGGACTTTCAGCTAGCAAACAACCAGATAGAATCTGCTTCAAGGAACAATATAACATCTAAGCAGCCAACATTGCCGTCTGGACTGAACTCTTCCAGTACTGGTAACAGAAGGCCCTCAACACCCAGAGGGTCAGGAGCTGCTACTCGTAGGTCTACAACTCCAACTGGACGGCCCACAACACCAACTGGGCGGTCCACATTACCTTCATCAACCAAGCCCTCACGATCCTCCACCCCAAATTCACGAGCCACCTCATCATCCGCAAAGCTTGCGGCTCCTTCAGTGAGATCTTCAACTCCTCGGTCCACCCCTCGCTCTTCTACACCAACTAGCAGACCTTCTGCACCAACTTCCAAGTCAACATCAAGATCAGCAACACCAACCCGTCAACTAAGTTCATCAAGTGCATCTGCCATATCTGCCCCTCCTGGTCGATCTTCTTCAGCATCAAAGTTGCGTCCCACAAGTTCAAAAACTCCCGTTTCATCATGTGGAAGTTCTCCAACAGTAAAACCAAGGCCCTCAAAATCCTCTAAGATTCCTGGGTTTTCACATGATGCTCCGCCAAATTTAAGAACTTCATTGCCACAAAGGCCGGCTTCAGCCTCTAGGGATAGGCCTGGAGCGCCAAGTGTTAAAACATCTTCTGTTGTGGCTGGTTGCAACGGAAAACCAAGACAGCAATCGTGTTCACCTTCTAGAGCACGGGCTTCAAATCTTAGTACCGCCGCCAGTGGGAACTCTCATCGAGTCATAAGCAGAGCATCTGCCCATGACAATGATGATGTGAACCCTGTACTTATGGGAACACAAATGGTTGAGAGAGTAGTAAACTCGAGGAGATTGGCACCACCTAAGCAATATGACCATTACAATACTCTTAAGGGTTCTGCTGGGAAGCCTTCATCCTCTGAAAGCTCAGGCTTTGGAAGAAATCTTTCTAAAAAGTCCTTTGATATGGCTATGAGGCACATGGTATGTATCACTTTCGTTGTTCAAGTGCACTTTGTTTCACTTAATGCATAATGTTCTGCATTCAGATCTTGCAACCCACTTAGTACTATCCAAATTATGCTTGGTGTGATACATAATCATCCGCGTCACTAGCAAAGCACTCGTTGTAAGAAGTAGtttttaacttaattttgaaactttttatGCAGGATATAAAGCGAAGCATGGCAGGCAATCTACGGCCAGTTCTGACAAATGTTCCAGCCTCCTCTGGGTATAGCGTCAGAACGAAACCAACAAAAAGCAATACAATTGGTGCTATGGACTCTCCTCTTGCCACATGCAGCAATGCTAGCTCCGAACCAAGTGTCAACAACATTCCTGTTAGTTTAGAGGGGTGTGAAGTTGAAGATATTGATCTTGGAAGTGAGAGAGGAAATTCCTCTCCTGCAAGCCATCGAGGTAGGTGACCACCCCATGTGACCATCAACCCCGGATTATGGTTTTACATCCATCCTCGTCATTCTCTCAACACTATTATTTGACATGGGGTTGGCCTACTCAGCGTGATAATTAAGCGACAACTCATTCCTGAAGGAGCTGATGGTAGAAAGCACGCGATAATACTGTAAATGTTAGAGAAAGCTTGTGAGTGCATGTCTGTTCTGAATATCGGTCCTCACATTGCTAGCGGAACAAATATCAGGTGCATCCAATGAACCATATTCTCTGTAGACTTGattgtttgtattatattttGATGATTGGAAGCTGAAGACCTCCTTCGGCATTTACATTTTGCCGTTCACTTCAAACTACGAAACTTGAAATTATTAAGGTTTCATTCTTCATATTGTTGTCATATTAGAACATTCCACGTCGAGTTGCTGAAGGTAGTGAATTTCACATTCCTATATTCTCCTTTTGCACTTGTCTCCTTTTTTCTGACTCTTGATTCGCTTATGACTTATTCAATCCAAATCCTAAGAAAAGGGGAGGAATGCAGGACAGAAAAATGAGTGCGGAAATCACTTCCGCGTACTTAATTATGTCGGACAGTAAATAAGGGGTGTTTGAAGTGAAGGGTATGTTGATAAAGGTAAAGCAATTGAAAACTAGAGAGACAGACAAAAATACAGACGTTTGACAATCGAACAAACGTTCAAGTACGTTCCACATGAATAAATAGATGTCCCTGTCAATTATCAACATAATATAACTATTCTGCTCGTTCTTCACCCACTGGACACTGGCAAATAACAACGGCTCTCTCCCATGTTTTACTAAAACTTCCTCATTGAACCCACTCTGTCGTAAAGTAAAGATTAGCAAAAGAGGAATAAAACATTCAAACTTaaatcttttctttttgcttcaAAAGTTCAGACAGAAAACTCGTAGTATGAGACCCTATTTATATTAGAGAATGACAATTTTGCATGTTTACTTTAAACATAAACACGTTAAAAATTAACCAGTTGGGTTGATAACGTCCACATGTTAACCCAAAAATCTCTGGTGCGTCAAGAAAGAAGGATTTTCCATCCTAGCAAGAAAAAATCAACTatgatatattttcttttgtacAAAACTTGGTTTTGGTGAGTTTGAAACTCGAGCAGTTTCTGTGTGACTGACTACCTACCAGTACCAGAAAATGCCTAAAGAATTATGGAGGAGAATGCCCAGATCAATCAAATTTGACTTACGAATGTGATCACTCCCATTAAGTCCCTCTCCACCAAAACCCCCACTTTAATTTTACCTAATCtgtcccttcccttgccgtttGGGGAAGAGATTAAACCTAAGAAAAACAATGTCAGCCGTCATAAACAGTCAtatggctggtttggtattgttgtgctttaaaaaaaaaaactgtttttgctgtgctgtgagaataagttcatttttgctgcttcacgttttcagcttttttttcactcaaaactatgaaaataagctgtttttaagtatttactaaacacattttttaactcagtttttttttatactcactttttataaaagaaccttagtaccaaaccagtacatAGTCTCTCCTCTCACTCGTTTCCGTAATTGGTACTTCTGATATCTTCAAATTTATCAAATTTCCCACTGAAAAGTGATAATTCACTAAACCCAATTCCTATTTCCTAAACTTTTGTTCATATGTAACATGGGTTTTCAATTTAATCCTCCCCCGTTCCTCTCCCACCTTCCATCTGCCTTCTCTGTttctatgccatttgggttttggtttttggttaaaaccaAACAGGCCCAGGAAAAGCAAAAGCACATTTCCGTTACAGAAGCAGGATTCCAGAGCTTCCCATTTCAGCTTAGGGTTCCAGATTCCACAGTAATctacttttttttcaaagttcccagcttttgttttttcaatgtCATTTTACAGATGAGAAAGTTCTTGACTTTAATTTTTGGTTCTTTGTccttttgcttctttttgcttAGTGGGTTAATTATGCTGGATTTTGGAGCTTGGTTCCGTGCTTTAGGATTAGGGTTTTAGGAGATAACGTGTTAGGGTTTTGCTGGATTTTGGAGCTTGGTTCTGTGCTTTAGGCTTTTATGTTTAACTGTCTTAAGACTTTAAATTAATTCGTTGTGTTGTGCCTCTATACCATGCCAAATGGTTCTGTCcaagtttcattttctttcgGGGGGAAGTGTGGTAGGGATTTGAATCTTGATAGCAAGCTAGAATGGGAAGTATGTAGTTTCAAGTGTTGTATGTCTTtaatttagggagttttaacgaaaagtctgcagtattgttcactttaacgaaaaaccacatttttacactaaaaaatcaatcgtggtactattcactgtaccttttattttgttcttatcgttaaaactcaaagttttcaaactttttttattagttttccttttaattttctgcTAGACCCCGTTCTTTTATTTGTTCTATCTTCCACCTCGTTGACCATCCGTTCGAGTAATGGATTTATCGTATATATGGGGATTAACTGTGTTAGGATAGGCTATGTTGTAAGATGCATACCTGctattagatcttttttttaggGTTGGTCGTATTATTATTTCTGACATAAGGATGCGTTCGAGTTCGATAGACGTTTTCTCTGATTCTCGCAAAGTGAGAAGCTGGCTTGGGATCGGCTTTTCTTTAATGTGCGACTGTGTATCTGGTAATATGCCTATGCAAGTAACGCACAAATTCCTTGACCACAAAAAGTGAAGCACCAACCTTGAAAAGCTTCATTTCAAACCAATCTCCTTCAGGTCGATGGATTTAGAAGGTAAATGGATATTTTTGTTGGCAAGTCTTTCCATTTATGGATGCTATTATCGTATTTGTTTGGAGTTTTTCATGTAGATTtcgttttgaagtgtttttgaaaTGACTGCAATCGTTTTTAAGAAACAATTTCTgaattccaaaagcacttaaagttcTTCCTACAAGAAACATCAGTTATGTGCTTATTGTCGGAAGTACATCAAGtgttttttcaaaattcacttactaaagattggttccAGAAACATTTTTTGCAAAAAACAATTTcacttattttaaaagaaatttcaaGCTATCcgtatatgattttttttgagaaaaaaattaaaattaggagAGGAATAAATCTGAGGAATCCTGTATATGTGTGGTCATGCAATTAACCTAACAAGTAGCAACCTTTTATTTATGAAGTAAAtgtttttgaaaatatttttattttattattaaaaaatagagATCAACTAATGATTTCGTCATTACTATCCACATTCCGAGGACAGGAAGAGTCACATctcacatataacaaattgagTTGTCAAACCCTATTTGAGACTTCTAATTGGATTTTGAGGGCCAAGTATCTCTAGAGGCCCATTTTTACAGCCCCAATTTAAATAGAGTCCAATGGATCTCTCCCAGCTTATTAACATTCTTTATGACCGCGACGTTTATTCCTGGTCAATTGTATACCAAAACATTCTAAATACAACTTTTCCTGTTTCAGCTCATCCTATGTGGCCCGTCCGATAAAAAGAAAATCAGTCGATGCTCTTTTTATataataggaaaactaatgaatatggtttgaaaattttaagttttaataataaagataaaataaagggtaaagtgaataatattatgattgactttttaatgtaacaATATGGGTTTTCGTTAAACTAAACAGTTCCGGAAGCTTTTCGATAAATGTCCCTTTTGTAGGTGGCTCAGCAACTGGATCTCAACCATTAATCTTAGTCCGTTTTCTCGGTTAAATTTGTCCCAAAAATAAGTCTTAATCCAAATCATTTTTACAGCCCAATGATTGGGGAAAATTTGGACgagtttaaaataatttttacagCCCAATGATTggagaaattttgaattttaactcaACCATTAAGGTTGGTCTTATAATTAGATATACTAGCATTTTCTTACACACTTTATGTGTATAAACACCTTTTTTCAGAAGataaggagagagggagagaaagagagaacgtGAAGGGAGtgagaggtttttgtttttggtttattttttattttttttaatattggaaatattttaacatcacatgtaggtgatgttttaataaaaaccagtaaaatttggacttgtgtgtgtataaacacctttttttagaaaataaggagagagggagagaaggagagagagagagaacgagagGGGGAGTgagagatttttgtttttggtttattttttatttttttaatattagaaatattttaacatcacatataggtgaggttttaataaaaaccagtaaaatttggacttgtGAAATAACATTATTGCCTATCAATTTTtgtgtgtgatagaagactaagttgtTTTTTCACTATCTTTTAGTTGACAATgagagtttcattaattaatagatatatatatatatatatatatctatatgtatgtataaaatatattttcaaattgtaatttcacgTAAGTAATAACAAAATTCAGCCTGGTTTCCATTAATTAGTtgacaaaaatcaaattaactgtatgaattacaaaaaaaatatcgtACTTTTCACGATAcacgaaaaagaaaatattcttGTTTGAACTGTTGCTGTTAAAACATCACAATATTCGTCTTTTTAGAGTTAAACCTCTCAATGATGAATCAATTATTCGATATTCTTTTTTTCGAATTTTGGACGGAACGAAAGAAAAGTAATGAAATTCGTGATGGCTATTGAATAATCTCATTTTGCTTTCGCAATAATAAAGACCTTTACCTTTGTATTTCGGTGGCCAAATCTTGATGCCTCTTGGGCTGAAAGATTCGAAAAAGTCCTAAATACGGCCcacgatccaacggtccagatccGTACATTCAAAATCAAGGGACTCCTCCATACGACACGCGTACAAATTATTTTCTCGGCTACCCGCCAAGGGCATGACACGCACGGCAATGGGTCCGAACTGAATGGATATAATGGTAATTTGGACACATAACCGCCCCCTTGGGCGTATAAATACCCGGCGAGTCTCATTGTTTGAAACCGTAGgcagagagagggagatggagagagaaagttagagagcgagagagaaagagagaggtcTGAGAGTAGTGAGAGAGGAGGAGCAGAGAGCGAGGCTGGAGAATTACTCCCAAAATTTTCACAGAAAACCCCCTGATCTTTTCAATAATTACGAATTGGCCTCAAAATTTCGCGCTTTGGTTCGCGGATTTGATCTAAATTAATGAGCCGTTTAGGGTTTAAGTCCGTGGTCTACCATGGCGAGCTGTGTTTAGGGGAGCTGGACGCTATTCCGGTGACGGAGGGGAGTTTCCAGTTCCCAAACAATGAGATTCGAATCCACCGGATTTCGCAGCAAAGCGAGAGGTGTCCTCCCCTCTCGATTCTCCAGACGATTTCTTCGTTTTCGGTTCGATGCAAACTCGAATCGTCCTCCCCTGTCGAACAGCCGCATTTAATCAATCTCCACGCCTCCTGTTTCTATGAGTTCAAGGTCCCCACTCAATCGCTTCCATTTTCCGAATTTCGCTTTTGTTTATGTTGGTTTTGTTAGATTGAGCTTTTTGTTTGGTTCCCTAGAAAATGTACCAGCAGCGTAGAAGTTTAATCTGAAGTTTTTGGATGTAATTTGATTGGATAAACTGACCTAGTAAAGTTACCTCAGTATCTTGATTAAAAGAAGAATGTGATCcagattttgtttttattttcgaGTTAATCAAGCGGAGTGTACTAATGCGGTGATTAATTGTGTTACGCAGACGGCGACTGTGTTGGTTGGGGAGGAGGAGATTCACTTGGTAGCCATGCCGAGTAAGCAGAAGAAATTTCcgtgcttttggtgctatgcgGTTCCTCTAGGTCTGTACAGTGCTTCTCTAGGAATGCTGAATCTGAGGGTTCTTTCAATTGTGTTTGATCTCGATGAGACGTTGATTGTTGCCAACACCATGAAGTCTTTTGAGGATAGAGTTGAGACTTTACGAAGCTGGGTTGCACGCGAGAGTGATGGGGTTCGAATAGCCGGAATGTCTGCTGAAATGAAGCGGTACATGGACGATAGATGGCTGTTGAAGCAGTACATAGATAATGATTTCGTGATGGATAATGGAAAGTTGTATAAGGTACAACTGGAGGAGGTTCCTCCACTGTCTGATAACCACGAGAAAATTGTTCGGCCTATCATTAGATTGCCAGAGAAGAACATTGTGCTCACTCGCATCAATCCCGAGGTGATCCTCTAGTCATGTTTGTTTCTGTATGTTTTATGTGTTTGTGTCCTTTTGTTTTATATGTTTGGCCTGGTGGATTGGGAAGCGCGCTAAATGCCTTCGTTTAGAGATAATGAATGAGCGGATTGAGACAATACGTTGCAATATCTCTCATTCCTAGCACTTGAGAACAACACCATCCTAATGCAAAAGTTATGAAAACTACGTAGTGTGTCCTTTAGGCAGACAAAATTTGGCTGCATGCTAAGAGCGTAGGCGAATGTTGTTTGCAAATcagttttagattttttttcgtTTAGCTAGACCTTTGTAGGTTTT from Pyrus communis chromosome 9, drPyrComm1.1, whole genome shotgun sequence harbors:
- the LOC137745186 gene encoding endochitinase A-like, with translation MEVTLESRARERSFGKVVNANDRDEELALFLEMRRRDKEKSTGFLLLPPSKNADELDAIAAAAPPESDNRGGAAVSRTVGAPPRKSRVDEFLNSENEKSDYDWLLTPPATPLFPSLDMEVQKTRTNQTEVTNDRVSAPKSRLANNQIESASRNNITSKQPTLPSGLNSSSTGNRRPSTPRGSGAATRRSTTPTGRPTTPTGRSTLPSSTKPSRSSTPNSRATSSSAKLAAPSVRSSTPRSTPRSSTPTSRPSAPTSKSTSRSATPTRQLSSSSASAISAPPGRSSSASKLRPTSSKTPVSSCGSSPTVKPRPSKSSKIPGFSHDAPPNLRTSLPQRPASASRDRPGAPSVKTSSVVAGCNGKPRQQSCSPSRARASNLSTAASGNSHRVISRASAHDNDDVNPVLMGTQMVERVVNSRRLAPPKQYDHYNTLKGSAGKPSSSESSGFGRNLSKKSFDMAMRHMDIKRSMAGNLRPVLTNVPASSGYSVRTKPTKSNTIGAMDSPLATCSNASSEPSVNNIPVSLEGCEVEDIDLGSERGNSSPASHRGR